The following nucleotide sequence is from Scheffersomyces stipitis CBS 6054 chromosome 4, complete sequence.
AAGAGCTCGTCACTGGATACAGAAGTggcttgaagaagaatttctGGAGCTTCTACAAAAACGACCTTTCTTGagttttctatttttgaaatAGTAGATATTATGTTTCCAAACAAGTTTGCTACTTCAGATGAAGCCTTTTCTGGTGTCTTGATGGTTTCGGTGAATAACTTGGTAAAGCAATCTACGAATGTGAATGAAGGATTTGTAGCAAGATCCAAGCCGTTTTTGCGGCAATTCTTTATGTAATGGTCCTTTGAGTGGAGAAATGATATAAGAATGACCTCAGCACGATTGTCTACTTTTTTGGTCAAGTCATTGTTCACTAAAGCAGCAGTTCCACACAATGCGTTTTCTATCAATGAGTTGGTTAGCCATGCTGGAGATGTGCCTTGAACATGAGTGATAAGAGATAACAAGGAAGCTTTGGAGTTCAAAATTTGTTCCAGTACTAGGGAATTatctttgaacaagatgagATCCTGGTTCTGTCCGCTAGACATGCTGGATAGTTAGAATGGCGTATACTTAGAAAATCTGAGAGTGAtcaaagtgaaaaatcatAATCATACTAAATATGGAGATGTGCTTCATCCTGCATAAATGTATTTGATGGTAGTTCATGGATTGCAAATTGCAGCTCTAGTGATAAAGTAGCCATTCAATGGGCCAGACGAAAACATTCAGTATTGTAAAGTGAACTTTGGTAGAAGAATACACTAATGAAATCAATTAATAGCCAAAGAATTGTGttcgtcttcaaagaatttCGTTGCCTTTACTTTcgatgaaattgaaacaaaCGTGAGAATATACGCTTTTTTGAACGAATTCAATTGAACTCGGCTCACGTTAGAAACAACCACGATGACAACTATAACTACAGCTATAACTACAAATCACATGCCATAGGAAATATTGAGTGGTTCAGTTAGCTTATACTGCAAATACTTAATCTCATTTGTTAGCATCCAAATCGATTTTAGATTTTCGCATCCAATTCGCAACCATTATTAACAAACCTGCTCCAAATAGCCTGCtccaaaaagagaaagagaaaacttTAACAAGTAGTACCCTTCAACTAATGGCATAGAACAGAGAGGCAAAAAAGAATGCGCAAACCCGGAATCGAACCGGGGGCCCAACGATGGCAACGTTGGATTTTACCACTAAACCATTTG
It contains:
- a CDS encoding predicted protein; this encodes MSSGQNQDLILFKDNSLVSEQILNSKASLLSLITHVQGTSPAWLTNSLIENALCGTAALVNNDLTKKVDNRAEVILISFLHSKDHYIKNCRKNGLDLATNPSFTFVDCFTKLFTETIKTPEKASSEVANLFGNIISTISKIENSRKVVFVEAPEILLQATSVSSDELLALLLKVNRLSRQLFVISSRDYNTVFNLDSSVSQDPVFKCTDFLVKLHHRSQYNISLQPLSTGRANDITGSLAVSTGAIPVDSLIPNLYVNEKEYIFNITKDSNVRLFLR